In the genome of Mycobacterium kansasii ATCC 12478, one region contains:
- a CDS encoding helicase HerA-like domain-containing protein, with protein sequence MSTEAAAAGGLGGPAQRIAAGYSVAGQALELGTVVVDGNADPTAQIRIPLATINRHGLVAGATGTGKTKTLQLIAEQLSAAGVAVLMADVKGDLSGLSRAGEVNDKTAARAKDTGDTWTPTGFPVEFLSLGTSGVGVPVRATISSFGPILLSKVLGLNATQESTLGLIFHWADQRGLPLLDLKDLRAVITHLTSDQGKAELKALGAVSPTTAGVILRALVNLEAEGADTFFGEPELRPDDLIRVDSQGRGIISLLEFSGQSLRPVLFSTFLMWVLADLFTFLPEVGDLDKPKLVFFFDEAHLLFTDASKAFLEQVEQTVKLIRSKGVGVFFCTQLPTDLPNTVLSQLGARIQHALRAFTPDDQKALSKTVRTYPKTDVYDLESALTSLGIGEAVVTVLSEKGAPTPVAWTRMRVPRSLMGAIGTDAVAAAAHSSPLQAAYGQTIDRVSAHEMLSTTYASAEAPPPVQPPRGKYDPLPWPDENQVPPMPAPVEPKGPGMWEEILKNPTVKSAINTGVREITRSIFGTGRRRSK encoded by the coding sequence ATGAGCACCGAAGCGGCGGCGGCCGGCGGGCTTGGCGGGCCCGCGCAGCGGATCGCGGCGGGTTACTCCGTGGCAGGCCAGGCGCTGGAATTGGGCACCGTGGTCGTCGACGGTAACGCCGACCCGACTGCGCAGATTCGCATTCCACTGGCCACCATCAACCGGCACGGTTTGGTAGCCGGGGCCACTGGAACCGGGAAAACCAAAACGCTGCAGCTCATCGCCGAGCAGCTCAGCGCTGCGGGCGTGGCCGTGCTCATGGCCGACGTGAAGGGCGACCTGTCCGGACTATCCCGGGCGGGAGAGGTCAACGACAAGACGGCCGCACGGGCGAAAGATACCGGCGACACTTGGACGCCGACGGGCTTCCCGGTTGAGTTTCTGTCGCTGGGCACCAGTGGAGTCGGTGTTCCGGTACGCGCGACCATCTCCAGCTTCGGACCTATTCTCTTGTCAAAAGTGTTGGGGCTCAACGCTACCCAGGAATCAACGCTGGGGCTGATCTTCCACTGGGCTGACCAGCGGGGACTTCCGTTGCTGGACTTGAAAGATCTGCGTGCCGTGATCACCCATCTGACCAGCGATCAGGGCAAGGCGGAGCTGAAAGCCCTTGGGGCCGTTTCGCCGACGACTGCCGGTGTCATCCTGCGAGCATTGGTCAACCTCGAAGCCGAAGGTGCTGATACCTTCTTCGGCGAGCCGGAACTGAGACCTGACGACCTGATACGCGTAGACAGTCAGGGTCGCGGCATCATCTCGCTGCTGGAGTTCAGCGGTCAGTCGCTGCGCCCCGTGCTGTTCTCCACCTTCCTGATGTGGGTGCTGGCCGACCTGTTCACCTTTCTGCCCGAGGTGGGCGATCTGGACAAGCCTAAGCTGGTCTTCTTTTTCGACGAGGCGCACTTGCTGTTCACCGACGCATCCAAGGCTTTCCTGGAGCAGGTCGAGCAGACGGTCAAGCTCATTCGCTCCAAGGGTGTCGGGGTGTTCTTCTGCACCCAATTGCCGACGGATCTGCCCAACACGGTGTTGTCTCAGCTGGGGGCGCGAATCCAGCATGCGCTACGGGCGTTCACACCCGACGATCAGAAAGCGCTCAGCAAGACCGTTCGCACGTATCCGAAAACCGATGTCTACGACCTGGAATCGGCGCTGACGTCGCTGGGCATCGGTGAGGCCGTCGTGACCGTGCTCTCCGAGAAGGGCGCGCCGACCCCGGTCGCCTGGACACGCATGCGGGTTCCCCGGTCGCTGATGGGCGCGATCGGCACCGACGCCGTTGCCGCGGCGGCCCACTCAAGCCCGCTGCAGGCCGCCTATGGCCAGACCATCGACCGGGTGTCCGCCCACGAAATGCTGAGCACCACATACGCGTCGGCAGAGGCGCCGCCACCGGTCCAGCCGCCGAGGGGAAAGTACGATCCGCTACCGTGGCCGGACGAGAACCAGGTGCCGCCCATGCCGGCCCCCGTTGAACCCAAGGGTCCGGGCATGTGGGAAGAGATCCTGAAGAACCCGACCGTGAAGAGCGCCATCAACACGGGGGTGCGCGAAATCACGCGCAGCATCTTCGGCACCGGGCGGCGCCGCAGCAAGTAA
- the orn gene encoding oligoribonuclease, producing the protein MRDELVWIDCEMTGLNIASDKLIEIAVLVTDADLNILGDGVDVVIHADDDALSSMIDVVAEMHTRSGLIEEVKASTVDLATAEAMVLDYINEHVKQPKTAPLAGNSIATDRSFIARDMPALDAFLHYRMIDVSSIKELCRRWYPRIYFGQPPKGLAHRALADIHESIRELQYYRRTAFVPPPGPSTSEIAAVVADIQVGADAPVTIDSAEEPPTG; encoded by the coding sequence GTGCGCGACGAACTGGTGTGGATCGACTGCGAGATGACCGGGCTGAACATAGCTTCGGACAAGTTGATCGAGATCGCCGTCCTGGTCACCGACGCCGACCTGAACATTCTCGGCGACGGCGTGGACGTGGTCATCCATGCCGACGACGACGCGCTGTCGTCGATGATCGACGTCGTAGCCGAGATGCACACCCGCTCGGGACTGATCGAGGAAGTCAAGGCTTCCACCGTCGACCTGGCGACGGCCGAAGCGATGGTGCTCGACTACATCAACGAGCACGTCAAGCAACCCAAGACGGCGCCGCTGGCGGGAAACTCCATCGCCACCGACCGCTCGTTCATCGCCCGCGACATGCCCGCTCTGGACGCTTTTCTGCACTACCGGATGATCGACGTCAGCTCGATCAAGGAGCTCTGCCGGCGCTGGTACCCACGCATCTACTTCGGCCAGCCGCCCAAAGGCCTGGCGCATCGGGCGCTGGCCGACATTCACGAATCCATCCGCGAACTGCAGTACTACCGGCGTACCGCGTTCGTTCCGCCGCCAGGGCCGTCTACCAGCGAAATCGCCGCGGTGGTCGCCGATATTCAAGTCGGAGCCGACGCACCGGTGACAATTGATTCGGCCGAGGAGCCTCCGACCGGTTAA
- a CDS encoding SAM-dependent methyltransferase gives MAAVESGVRQAVILASGLDTRAYRLPWPGGTTVYEIDQPQVIEFKTKALAALGAAPTAEHRAVGIDLRHDWPGELRDAGFDMSRPAAWSAEGFLPFLPTDAQDRLLDSVTALSAAGSRFVAESLGRSGELHAMMHTRTRAAVDRWRQHGFDIDLTELGYVGERNDAAYLESRGWTTASTKVADLFVENGLRLPVDEAAEQALMS, from the coding sequence ATGGCGGCCGTCGAGTCCGGGGTCCGCCAAGCGGTGATCCTGGCCTCCGGGTTGGACACGCGTGCCTACCGGTTGCCGTGGCCGGGTGGAACAACGGTGTACGAGATCGATCAACCGCAGGTCATCGAATTCAAGACGAAAGCCCTGGCAGCACTGGGTGCCGCTCCGACCGCTGAACACCGCGCGGTAGGCATCGACCTTCGCCACGACTGGCCGGGCGAACTGCGCGACGCGGGTTTCGACATGAGCCGACCGGCGGCATGGAGTGCCGAGGGTTTTCTTCCCTTCCTGCCGACCGATGCCCAGGATCGATTGTTGGACAGCGTGACCGCTCTCAGTGCCGCCGGCAGCCGGTTTGTCGCGGAGAGCCTGGGGCGTTCCGGGGAGCTGCATGCAATGATGCACACCCGCACCAGGGCGGCCGTCGATCGTTGGCGACAGCACGGTTTCGACATCGACCTGACCGAGCTGGGATACGTTGGCGAACGCAACGATGCCGCCTACCTGGAAAGCCGCGGCTGGACGACGGCTTCGACCAAGGTAGCCGACTTGTTTGTCGAGAATGGGCTGAGGTTGCCGGTCGATGAGGCAGCGGAGCAGGCATTGATGTCCTAA
- a CDS encoding L,D-transpeptidase, whose product MTPLRRSRSWLAAIMVPVAVLAVACSSGSAAAPVKVIVNKGTPFADLLVPKLTASVTDGAVGVTVDAPVTVSVADGVLAAVTMVNENGKSISGQLSPDGLHWSTTDQLGYNRRYTLSAKALGLGGAATRQMTFQTSSPAHLTMPYVNPGDGEVVGIGEPVAIRFDENIADRVAAEKAIKITTNPPVEGAFYWLNNREVRWRPEHFWKPGTAVDVAVNTYGVDLGEGMFGEDNVKTHFTIGDEVIATADDSTKVLTIRVNGEVVKTMPTSMGKDSTPTANGVYIVGARFKHIIMDSSTYGVPVNSPNGYRTDVDWATQISYSGVFVHSAPWSVGAQGHTNTSHGCLNVSPSNAQWFYDHIKSGDIVEVVNTVGGTLSGTDGLGDWNIPWDQWRAGNAKA is encoded by the coding sequence ATGACGCCTTTGCGCAGAAGTCGATCGTGGCTGGCTGCGATCATGGTCCCGGTCGCTGTTCTCGCCGTGGCGTGCAGCAGCGGCAGTGCGGCCGCGCCGGTCAAGGTCATCGTCAACAAGGGCACACCCTTCGCCGACCTGCTGGTGCCCAAGCTGACCGCGTCGGTGACCGACGGAGCCGTCGGTGTCACCGTGGATGCGCCTGTCACCGTCAGCGTTGCCGACGGTGTGCTGGCGGCGGTCACCATGGTGAACGAAAACGGCAAGTCGATCAGCGGCCAGCTCAGCCCCGACGGACTGCACTGGTCGACCACCGACCAACTCGGCTACAACCGGCGCTACACGCTCAGCGCGAAGGCGCTCGGACTGGGCGGCGCGGCGACTCGCCAGATGACATTCCAGACCAGCTCGCCCGCACACCTGACGATGCCCTATGTGAATCCGGGCGACGGCGAGGTTGTGGGGATCGGCGAGCCGGTGGCGATCCGGTTCGACGAGAACATCGCCGACCGGGTTGCTGCGGAAAAGGCTATCAAGATCACCACCAACCCGCCCGTCGAAGGCGCCTTCTACTGGCTGAACAACCGCGAGGTGCGTTGGCGCCCAGAGCATTTCTGGAAGCCTGGCACCGCCGTCGACGTGGCGGTCAACACCTATGGCGTGGATCTCGGTGAGGGAATGTTCGGCGAGGACAACGTCAAAACGCATTTCACCATTGGCGACGAGGTCATCGCGACCGCAGACGACAGCACCAAGGTACTGACAATCCGGGTCAACGGTGAGGTCGTCAAGACCATGCCGACGTCGATGGGTAAAGACAGCACGCCGACCGCCAACGGCGTCTACATCGTGGGCGCGCGGTTCAAGCACATCATCATGGACTCGTCGACCTATGGCGTTCCGGTGAACTCGCCCAACGGGTATCGCACCGACGTCGACTGGGCCACGCAGATTTCCTACAGCGGTGTCTTCGTCCACTCCGCGCCGTGGTCGGTGGGAGCTCAAGGCCACACCAACACCAGCCACGGGTGCCTGAACGTGAGCCCGAGCAATGCCCAGTGGTTCTACGACCACATCAAGAGCGGTGACATCGTCGAAGTGGTCAACACCGTGGGAGGCACGCTGTCCGGCACGGATGGCCTCGGTGACTGGAACATTCCCTGGGATCAATGGCGCGCCGGTAACGCCAAGGCCTGA
- a CDS encoding DUF3618 domain-containing protein, translating into MADRDPETIKQEIDLARDQLAATVDSLVERANPRRLADDVKAKVIEFVTKPAVTVTLVGVGSVVVIVVIRNIRNR; encoded by the coding sequence GTGGCGGACCGTGATCCCGAGACCATCAAGCAGGAGATCGACCTCGCCCGCGACCAGCTGGCGGCGACGGTCGACTCGCTTGTTGAACGTGCCAACCCCCGCCGCCTCGCCGACGACGTGAAGGCCAAGGTGATCGAATTCGTCACCAAACCCGCGGTGACCGTGACACTGGTCGGCGTCGGGTCTGTCGTCGTCATCGTGGTGATCCGCAACATCAGGAATCGGTAA
- the bcp gene encoding thioredoxin-dependent thiol peroxidase, protein MSESTRLAPGDKAPVFSLPDADGKKVSLADYKGRRVVVYFYPAASTPGCTKEACDFRDNLHDLNDAGLDVVGISPDAPAKLAKFRDAEALTFPLLSDPDRKALTAWGAYGEKKMYGKTVQGVIRSTFVVDEKGKIALAQYNVKAAHTATLIQKIITQATAAG, encoded by the coding sequence TTGAGCGAGTCCACCCGCCTGGCTCCCGGCGACAAAGCGCCTGTCTTCAGTTTGCCCGACGCCGACGGCAAGAAGGTGTCGCTGGCCGACTACAAGGGACGCCGCGTGGTCGTGTATTTCTATCCGGCCGCCTCGACACCGGGATGCACCAAAGAGGCCTGCGACTTCCGCGACAACCTGCACGATCTCAACGACGCCGGCCTGGACGTCGTCGGAATTTCCCCTGACGCGCCCGCCAAGCTGGCCAAGTTCCGCGACGCCGAGGCGTTGACGTTCCCGCTGCTGTCCGATCCCGACCGCAAGGCATTGACGGCCTGGGGCGCCTACGGCGAGAAGAAGATGTACGGCAAGACCGTGCAGGGCGTCATCCGGTCCACATTCGTCGTCGACGAGAAGGGCAAGATCGCCCTTGCCCAGTACAACGTCAAGGCCGCACACACGGCAACGTTGATCCAGAAGATCATCACGCAGGCGACCGCTGCCGGCTAG
- a CDS encoding dipeptidase has protein sequence MTDLVERVRAVLPSVRRDLEDLVRIDSVWADPARHDQVHRSAQAVADLLSQAGFDDVWTVSEGGAPAVIARYPAPPGAPTVLLYAHHDVQPEGDRDQWASPPFEPTERDGRLYGRGTADDKAGIATHLAAFRAHGGRPPVGVTVFVEGEEESGSPSLGRLLAAHRDMLAADVIVIADSDNWSTDVPALTVSLRGLADCVVEVATLDHGLHSGLWGGVVPDALSVLVRLLASLHDDDGNVAVAGLHETDVAALNFPDYPPERVRAGAGLLDGVSEIGSGTVPQRLWAKPAITVIGIDTTSVAAASNTLIPRARAKISLRVAPGGDAVAHLDALETHLRRHTPWGARVSIHRGEVGQPYAIEASGPVYDAARAAFRRAWGTDPIDMGMGGSIPFIAEFARAFPAAKILVTGVEDPATQAHSINESLHLGVLERAAVAEALLLANLA, from the coding sequence GTGACTGATCTGGTTGAGCGGGTTCGTGCGGTGTTGCCGTCGGTGCGGCGTGATCTCGAAGATCTGGTACGCATCGACTCCGTGTGGGCCGACCCGGCGCGACACGATCAGGTACATCGCAGTGCACAGGCAGTGGCGGATCTGTTGTCGCAGGCGGGTTTTGACGATGTGTGGACAGTCAGTGAAGGCGGTGCGCCGGCGGTCATCGCGCGGTATCCGGCGCCACCGGGTGCGCCGACGGTGCTGCTGTATGCCCACCATGACGTGCAGCCCGAGGGTGACCGCGACCAGTGGGCGTCGCCGCCTTTCGAGCCCACCGAACGCGACGGACGACTGTACGGGCGTGGCACCGCCGACGACAAGGCTGGCATCGCAACGCATTTGGCCGCATTCCGGGCCCACGGCGGCCGGCCGCCGGTGGGCGTGACCGTCTTCGTGGAGGGCGAAGAAGAATCCGGATCTCCGTCACTGGGCCGATTGCTCGCCGCCCACCGCGACATGCTGGCCGCCGACGTGATCGTCATCGCCGACTCGGACAATTGGAGCACCGACGTCCCCGCGCTGACGGTGTCGCTACGCGGACTGGCCGATTGCGTCGTCGAGGTCGCCACGCTCGACCACGGGCTGCACTCCGGCTTGTGGGGCGGTGTGGTTCCCGACGCGTTGAGCGTGCTGGTGCGGCTGCTGGCCAGCCTGCACGACGACGACGGCAACGTGGCAGTCGCAGGGCTGCATGAAACCGACGTTGCGGCCCTGAATTTCCCGGACTACCCGCCCGAGCGGGTGCGCGCAGGCGCTGGCCTGCTGGATGGGGTGAGCGAAATCGGTTCCGGCACGGTACCCCAGCGACTCTGGGCGAAACCCGCGATCACCGTGATCGGCATCGACACCACATCGGTTGCGGCAGCGTCGAATACGTTGATTCCGCGGGCTCGCGCCAAGATCAGTCTTCGGGTTGCCCCCGGGGGTGACGCCGTCGCGCATCTGGACGCCCTGGAGACCCATCTGCGGCGGCACACACCGTGGGGCGCGCGGGTCAGCATTCACCGGGGCGAGGTCGGCCAGCCGTACGCCATCGAGGCCAGCGGTCCGGTCTACGACGCCGCACGCGCGGCGTTCCGGCGGGCCTGGGGCACCGATCCCATCGACATGGGCATGGGCGGGTCGATTCCGTTCATCGCCGAGTTCGCACGGGCGTTTCCGGCGGCGAAAATCCTGGTCACCGGCGTCGAGGATCCCGCAACTCAAGCACACAGCATCAACGAGAGCCTGCATCTGGGGGTATTGGAGCGCGCCGCGGTCGCCGAAGCGCTGTTGCTGGCTAACCTGGCCTGA
- the macS gene encoding MacS family sensor histidine kinase, producing MATRGPDPAAPLWRAAQLFRLLSCVYALGFQIAVNSDLRLPAVGWALFAVLIGWSAACAFAYLRGFGRRPAWVIAEIAVVVLLMLSTKVVATGQWALDNQTWPTTLWASNATISAALQFGPAGGMLTGVAVTAANEAVKGYVNVNLGRSATIVIELAVGLAVGMAARTARRAHDELQRAAELSAALHERERLSRQVHDGVIQVLALVAKRGHEIGGEAAELAELASEQEGALRRWVVSTDTEHDGGNQSVDIGALLRRRASDHVSMSLPGTPVPLARGVATELDAAVGNALDNVRLHAGPNARAYVLLEDMGDVVTVSVRDDGVGIAAGRLEEAASQGRLGVSKSIVGRLAALGGTAQLSTNTGEGTEWELTVPRREGPHE from the coding sequence ATGGCGACGCGCGGCCCCGACCCGGCGGCGCCGCTCTGGCGGGCGGCGCAGCTGTTCCGGCTGTTGAGCTGCGTTTACGCCCTGGGTTTTCAGATCGCGGTCAACTCCGACCTGCGGCTGCCGGCGGTGGGCTGGGCGCTCTTCGCGGTGCTGATCGGCTGGAGCGCGGCGTGCGCATTCGCCTACCTGCGCGGCTTCGGGCGGCGGCCTGCCTGGGTGATCGCCGAGATTGCCGTCGTCGTGCTGCTGATGCTGTCCACCAAGGTGGTAGCCACCGGACAATGGGCACTGGATAACCAGACCTGGCCGACGACCCTGTGGGCCAGCAACGCCACCATTTCGGCGGCCCTGCAGTTCGGTCCGGCCGGCGGCATGTTGACCGGCGTGGCGGTGACGGCCGCCAACGAAGCCGTCAAGGGTTACGTCAACGTCAATCTCGGTCGTAGTGCGACCATCGTCATCGAGCTGGCAGTCGGCCTCGCGGTGGGGATGGCCGCTCGGACCGCCCGGCGTGCCCACGACGAACTGCAGCGAGCCGCTGAATTGTCGGCAGCGCTGCACGAACGGGAACGGCTGTCCCGGCAAGTTCACGACGGAGTCATCCAGGTGTTGGCCCTGGTCGCCAAGCGGGGCCACGAAATAGGCGGCGAAGCAGCCGAATTAGCGGAACTGGCCAGTGAACAAGAAGGCGCGCTGCGCCGTTGGGTGGTCTCCACCGACACCGAGCACGACGGCGGCAACCAGTCGGTCGACATTGGTGCCCTGTTGCGGCGGCGGGCGTCCGACCACGTGTCCATGAGCTTGCCGGGAACGCCGGTGCCGTTGGCGCGTGGGGTGGCCACAGAGTTGGACGCGGCGGTGGGCAATGCTCTGGACAATGTTCGCTTGCACGCCGGGCCGAACGCCCGCGCCTATGTACTACTGGAAGATATGGGCGATGTGGTGACGGTGAGCGTTCGCGACGACGGAGTCGGCATTGCCGCGGGGCGGCTCGAGGAAGCCGCCAGCCAGGGTCGGCTTGGGGTCTCGAAGTCGATCGTGGGGCGGTTGGCGGCGCTGGGCGGCACCGCGCAGCTGAGCACGAACACGGGCGAGGGCACCGAGTGGGAACTGACGGTACCGCGCCGGGAAGGACCTCATGAGTGA
- a CDS encoding response regulator has protein sequence MSEQQSPTVMVVDDHPIWRDAVVRDLADDGFNVVATADSVAAARRRAAVVKPDVVLMDMRLADGNGVQATTEVLEVSPATRVLVLSASDEREDVLEAVKAGATGYLVKSASKAELSDAVRATAAGRAVFTPSLAGLVLGEYRRIATSTDSGPARPSLTERETEVLRYVAKGLSAKQIAEKLSLSHRTVENHVQATFRKLQVANRVELTRYAIEHGLDE, from the coding sequence ATGAGTGAACAGCAATCCCCGACCGTGATGGTTGTCGATGACCATCCGATCTGGCGCGACGCGGTCGTGCGCGACCTTGCCGACGACGGGTTCAACGTGGTCGCCACCGCCGACAGCGTGGCGGCGGCGCGGCGACGGGCCGCGGTCGTCAAGCCGGACGTCGTGCTCATGGACATGCGCCTGGCCGACGGCAACGGCGTGCAGGCGACGACGGAGGTGCTCGAGGTCTCCCCGGCTACCCGGGTGCTGGTCCTGTCGGCCTCGGACGAACGCGAGGACGTCTTGGAGGCGGTCAAGGCCGGGGCGACGGGATACCTGGTCAAGAGCGCCTCCAAGGCGGAATTGAGTGACGCCGTGCGAGCCACCGCGGCCGGGCGTGCGGTGTTCACCCCGAGCTTGGCCGGACTGGTACTGGGTGAATACCGTCGCATCGCCACGAGCACCGACTCGGGACCGGCTCGCCCCAGCCTCACCGAGCGCGAGACCGAGGTATTGCGATACGTTGCAAAAGGATTGTCCGCCAAGCAGATTGCCGAAAAACTCTCGTTGAGTCACCGCACCGTCGAAAACCACGTCCAGGCGACATTCCGCAAGCTGCAGGTGGCCAATCGGGTGGAGTTGACCCGCTACGCCATCGAGCACGGGCTCGACGAATAG
- a CDS encoding DUF2339 domain-containing protein, which yields MTESPHAVISRLAAEFDALSRQIARVSGELGQLDRLISDSPAARQPAPTPPQPVAPYWQSYWQHWQPAAPAPPRPFAPSPPQHTPAPAPAPMRPASDRESGWIGKLLAVAGVAVTLIGVVLLLVLAAQAGLLRPEIRVTGGTLLALGLVGVATWLRNRPGGRIGAIALAATGIAAAYLDVIALTTIYKWVPAPAGLLLAAVVGGAGLALARRWDSEHLGLLVLVPLIGLAPVITRGVDILLVSFMLALSAAALPVQLGKDWIWLHAARIAATTLPLLVALMSVRHDGAWVIGAACGIAAILAIASGLVVLPAISNTAALAVLTAAGTLPALAAGMAVDRVMAAVLAAALASAMLAIVLVGTELPMIARQVWSGWSAISALVAATVAFDGYVEGPVLLSLAVIVAIAGRGDAVARWAAAGFGVIGTGLCYSYAPLGALLTATVMPTSIAVSTLAASLLVIAAVFAIARACAGVQDSDTRAILSVVAGMLVVYAFTAFTVTAGVLFGGTDVGFLAGHLIATVCWIGMAAALFGYALHHAGREDRTAPITAGLALTAAATAKLFVFDLATLDGMFRVAAFIVVGLVLLGMGAGYARSLAR from the coding sequence ATGACCGAATCCCCTCATGCCGTGATCAGCCGGCTCGCCGCCGAGTTCGATGCTTTGTCCCGCCAAATAGCCCGCGTCTCCGGCGAACTCGGTCAACTCGACCGGCTGATCTCCGATTCACCCGCCGCACGCCAGCCCGCCCCAACACCACCGCAGCCCGTAGCACCGTACTGGCAGTCGTACTGGCAGCACTGGCAACCCGCGGCGCCGGCACCGCCACGCCCGTTCGCTCCGTCACCACCTCAGCACACACCTGCACCCGCTCCGGCACCGATGCGGCCGGCTTCAGACCGCGAATCCGGCTGGATCGGCAAGCTGCTGGCCGTCGCCGGGGTGGCGGTGACGCTGATCGGCGTGGTGCTGCTGCTCGTCCTCGCCGCGCAGGCTGGCCTGCTGCGGCCGGAGATCCGGGTCACCGGTGGCACCCTTTTGGCGCTCGGGCTCGTTGGCGTGGCCACCTGGTTACGCAACCGCCCCGGCGGACGGATCGGCGCGATCGCGTTGGCCGCCACCGGTATTGCCGCCGCCTACCTGGACGTCATCGCCCTCACCACCATCTACAAGTGGGTGCCGGCGCCGGCCGGGCTCCTGCTCGCCGCGGTGGTCGGCGGTGCGGGTCTGGCGCTGGCTCGGCGGTGGGACTCCGAACATCTGGGTCTGCTGGTGCTGGTGCCACTGATCGGTCTGGCGCCCGTCATCACCCGCGGTGTCGACATATTGTTGGTCAGCTTCATGCTGGCGCTCTCGGCCGCCGCGCTGCCGGTACAACTGGGCAAGGACTGGATCTGGCTGCACGCTGCCCGGATCGCGGCCACCACGCTGCCCCTGCTGGTGGCGCTGATGTCGGTCCGACACGACGGCGCCTGGGTGATCGGTGCCGCCTGCGGAATCGCCGCGATCCTCGCGATCGCCAGCGGCCTCGTCGTGCTACCGGCTATCAGCAATACCGCCGCATTGGCGGTACTGACGGCGGCCGGGACCCTGCCCGCCCTGGCCGCTGGAATGGCAGTCGATCGCGTAATGGCCGCGGTGCTGGCAGCCGCCCTGGCGTCAGCCATGCTGGCGATCGTGCTGGTCGGCACCGAACTGCCCATGATCGCCAGACAGGTTTGGTCGGGGTGGTCGGCGATTTCGGCGCTTGTCGCCGCTACCGTGGCCTTCGACGGCTACGTCGAGGGCCCGGTGCTGCTCTCGCTGGCTGTCATCGTCGCCATTGCCGGTCGTGGCGATGCGGTAGCACGTTGGGCCGCAGCAGGATTCGGTGTCATTGGGACGGGCCTGTGCTACAGCTATGCGCCACTCGGTGCCTTGCTGACCGCTACCGTGATGCCGACCTCGATTGCGGTGTCCACTCTTGCCGCCAGCCTGCTCGTCATCGCCGCCGTGTTCGCGATAGCACGAGCGTGCGCAGGTGTGCAGGATTCCGACACGAGGGCGATCCTCAGCGTGGTTGCCGGGATGCTGGTCGTCTATGCCTTCACGGCGTTCACCGTGACCGCCGGTGTACTTTTCGGCGGTACCGATGTCGGGTTCCTGGCCGGGCACTTGATCGCCACTGTGTGCTGGATCGGCATGGCGGCGGCGCTGTTCGGCTATGCGCTGCATCACGCCGGCCGGGAAGACCGCACGGCCCCGATCACTGCCGGACTGGCGCTTACGGCCGCCGCCACCGCCAAACTATTCGTGTTCGATCTGGCGACCCTGGACGGCATGTTCCGGGTGGCGGCATTCATCGTCGTCGGTCTGGTACTGCTGGGCATGGGTGCCGGATACGCCCGCAGCCTCGCTCGCTGA
- a CDS encoding holo-ACP synthase, with amino-acid sequence MGIVGVGIDLVSIPDFAEQVDQPGTVFATTFTPGERRDASDKSSSAARHLAARWAAKEAVIKAWSGSRFAQRPMLPEDIHRDIEVVTDMWGRPRVRLTGEIAKHLADVTIHVSLTHEGDTAAAVAILESP; translated from the coding sequence ATGGGCATCGTCGGTGTGGGGATCGACCTCGTCTCCATTCCTGATTTCGCCGAGCAGGTCGACCAACCCGGAACGGTGTTCGCGACGACCTTCACCCCCGGTGAGCGGCGGGACGCCTCGGACAAGAGTTCGTCGGCGGCACGGCACCTGGCGGCCCGCTGGGCCGCCAAGGAGGCGGTGATCAAGGCCTGGTCCGGCTCGCGGTTCGCGCAGCGGCCCATGCTGCCCGAGGACATCCACCGCGATATCGAGGTGGTCACCGACATGTGGGGCCGGCCGCGGGTGCGGCTAACCGGCGAAATCGCCAAGCACCTGGCTGACGTGACCATCCATGTCTCGCTGACCCACGAAGGGGATACCGCCGCCGCGGTGGCCATTCTCGAGTCACCCTAG